The following DNA comes from Aulosira sp. FACHB-615.
CAGAATCTTTACCACCATGTCCAGGGTCAATCACTACTATAAGTTTACCTTTGGGGACTGGGTTTGGCGGTGTTACTGAGATATTGTCAATTGGAGGTAGAGGCGGAAAACCTATTGGTGGTGTAGCTGGGCGAGTGCGTTGTAACTGTACAGCCAACAACTGATTACTAACTTGGTTGACTTCCCCAATTTGGACTCCCGTAGCTGGTTGAATCAAAATATTGACAGAATCATCTTGGGGTTGCAAACGTACCCGCAAAATGGGACTATTGGCATTTAAAGCAGGGCCGATAACTCTGGGGGCTAATTGAGAATTGGCGATCGCAATCCGAAATAAACCAGAGGATCGATCCCAGCCACCCCTAGCAGATACAGGTCTGTTAGAGCGAATTAACAGTTGTGTGCCATTCTCAGCTAACTCCACCGCTTGAATGATGGCGGGTGAATCATTAACTTGGGAAATGACATTGCTATCGCTATTTCCTGGTAACTTCCCTAGCCGATTTGGTATAATTACAAACCCGCCAACGCTACTATTACTGGCTCGCCAGTCGGGACTATTGGGTTCCACATACAAAGTTATGCGGGCTGTTGGTTGTCTGGTTTGTAACTGAGAAAATTGAATCCGACTCACACCATAACGATTCACCGATAAATCTTGTGATGATAAAGCAGAAGACAAAGACGCACCAGCAATATCGATATGAACTGCGCGTTTGTCAGAACTGCGATTTACCTGAATCTGGGGATTACCACCGTTAGTCCGAACAAAAAAACCATCGCCGGTGACTCGCAAACTTTCTAGTTGAGTTACAGCCGCGAGAGTGTTACCCAGGGGTCTGGTATTTGATGTTACTGGGTCGGGTTTGACAACAGAATAGATATTTCTGGAGGGAAAGTTGGAATTAGGTGTTGTTTCTAAAGGCTGGGGTTCTGGCTGGAGTGAAATATCTGCTGATGAAGTAATGGGTATGGTGGTTGGTGTCGGTAACTGTACTAACCAACGACTACCATTAGTAGGAATAAATTTGATTGCTTGGGGGTCAATAGTATAACCAGGAGCCAGTTCGACAACAATTCTGGCTGTTTGGGGGTCAAATTGTCCCACCCGAATTGAACGCACTGCGCCACCAACAGGTTGTGTTAATTGTGGTCTGCCAAAATCTGTATCTGGTAAATCGATTACCAAGCGAGTGGGATTGAAAATGAGTTGGGCTTTGGGTTGAACCGCTCCCAAAGTATTAAATTCTAAGCGGTTTTGCCTAGCATCAAAGCGCCAAGATTCCAGCTTTGCTGCCAAAGCAGGTGACGATAGTAAAAAGATTGTTCCAATAGTACCGGTGAGTAACCAGTGTAGTTTCACAGTCATTTCTCCTAATTTCTGTTCCTAGAAGCAGTCAATATGTCCACGTATCTATTGGTAAATCCTCACACCGTCACCGCCAAACTTAGTTTTAACTCTAGAAGTTAGAAGTCTGTATGGTGGACATTGTTCATCAGAACTTCTGTAACAGCCAGTAATTATCTGCTGGCACTCAAGACAATAAATACTTTCAGTCAATATACGTAAAATCAGTAGGAATTAGTTTTGAGTTGTTTGATGGCTGATTATCAATGTACCCAAAAAGTTATTGCTACTATCAACTAACTACGGGAAATCTGGTGACATTTAATTTAGCATTTTGAGCAGAAAGCGATATGTAAATGTATCTACTAGTACTAAAAAATTAGTTCTCACTCAAAAAGTGAGAACCGATCATTTTCATCAGTGATATTACAGTCAGATTTTGCTGGGTATCAGCAAGATGACGATGAAGCAGACAAAACTATGAGTTATTCATCGGATTAGTTAAGTATTTCTACTAAAATTTGCTAACTATCGCATTCCTCAATGAATTACAAAAAATCTACTCCCCACTCCCTGCCCACAAAAGTAAATTTGGACATCAAACCGGATTGCTATAGGAGTCATATTTGATTTGGGAAAAAAATCAGTACACTCATACCATTTCACTTTAAAAATGATACGGATATGCAAGTAGCGCCTCGACTTCTCCTGACGGAGACGCTGCGCGAACGCTCGGCGACCAGAAGCAGAGTTGCAGAGGAAGCGATTTCTATCAGTAATTTCGTGAAATGGTATCAGATCAGGCTTCTTTCCTACTCCCGACTCCCCATTCCCTATTCCCTACCTACACAAATAAATTCAGAAATCAAACCGGATTCCTATATATGATGATTTATCTCCGTTTGAGGTACTGGAGTATACCACGGGCAATCCCTTCTGCCATTTGATTTTGATAAGCTGAAGTTCTTAACTTCGCAATATCTTCCCGACCAGTTAAATAACCAGTCTCGACCAAAATTGAAGGCATCGAACTTTTTCTCAGGACAAAAAATCTGGCTCGGCGCACACCCCGATCTCGGACATTCAGACTTTGCAGAATACTGTTATGTACCACCCGCGCCAGGCCCAAACCACTGTCATAATAATAAGTTTCTAAACCACTGACATCGGGACGACCAGCACCGGCAGAATTAGCGTGGATACTGACAAACACATCCGCGTTGGCTCTCTCTGCTAATTGGACTCGTCCAGGAAGAGTCACAAAATAGTCAGAATTACGCGTCATAATCACCTGCACACCATTTTGCTGTAAGATTTCTGCCACCCTTTTGCTAATGGGGAGAATGATATCTTTCTCACGGATACCACCAATACCGATTGCACCGGGGTCTTTACCGCCATGTCCGGGGTCAATCACAACTACAACTCTGCCTTTGGGGATGGGGCGTGTGTTAACTGGAGGTCGGGAAGGAGAATTTTCATTGGGGTCTGGTAATTGGCCTCTATCTGAAGGAAAAGGTAACGTACCAGGAACCGTAACAACACTGCGTGAACCTTGTAATTGCAGTGCTACTTCGTCATTATTTTGGTTAATTTGCCCAAATCGTATTCCCGCCGCAGGTTGGACTAAGATAACCACCGTGTTCGAGTCTGGTGTTTGCAGGCGCACCCGCAAAATGGGACTGTTGGCATTAAATGTGGGGCCTTTAATCCGGGGTGCTAATTTAGCATCATTAATCGTGATGCGATACAACCCAGAAGTTCTATCCCAGCCACCCCTAGCAGTTATGGTTTGGTCGGCTCGAATTAAAAGTTGCTTATTATCATCAGACAGTTCGATAGCTTCAATTGTGGCTGGTTGGTCACTGACAATGCGGCGAGTGGGGGGAGAATATTCGGGTTGATTATCAGAGGAGTTATTTCTTGGTAAGCTGGCAAATCGGTTGGGTAGAACGATTAAACCAGTCGCACCGCTTCTAGCTGCTCGCCAGTCTGGACTATTTTTATCTACTCGCAAAGTCATCCGAACTGCTGGGGGACTGGTTTGGAGTTGGGTAAATTCTACACGACTTACGCCATGCCTGTTAACGCTGAGGTCTCGCTGCGCCAAATTTGTGGATAAAGTGGCGCTGGAGATATCCATAAAAATTGTAGAGCGATCGCGGCTCCGATTCACCCTAATTTGAGGATTGCCGCCACTAGTCCGAATAAAAAAACCATCCCCTGTCACTTGTAAGCTGTCAATTTGAGTGCTGCTTTGTGTTGTGCTGCTTACTCTTGGCAATGGTGGTCTTGTATCTGAGTCTAGGCTGGTGACTACGTTGTAAACATTATCTGCGGAAGAATTTACAGGCTCTAGTCTGGGTCTGGGTAATTGTACCCTCCAACGACTGGGCGTTATCCCGACAAATTTTATCCCTTGGGGGTCAAGAGTGTAACCAGGAGCCAGTTCCACCACAATACGGGCTGTTTGGGGGTCAAACTGACCAACACGAATAGCCCGAACTGCCCCGCCTACAGGTTGTGTTAACTGTGGTCTGCCAAAGGTTGTGTCTGGTAAATCAATAACCAAGCGTGTGGGATTGAAAATGAGTTGTGCTTTGGGTTGGACACCCCCAGAAGTATTAAATTCCAGACGGTTTTGCTGGGCATCAAACCGCCAAGACTCCAGTCTGGCAGCCAACACTGGCGAAGACAGTAAGCAGATCATCCCAACCGTACCGGGTAGTAACCAGTGTAATTTCACAATCCTTTCTCCTGATTCACATTCATGGAAGTCAATATCTCAAAAATTTGCATAAATTGTGCGCCAGTTACGAAATAATTTTGAGATTTGACCTGAACTTTTTTTTGGGTTAAAGAAACAATTAATAACAGGTAACAGGTGACAGAGTGTAAGTTATTTTCAGGTCTAAATTTGATTCTCTGTGGATTTCCTAACTACCTTGGCTATTCTACGCGAACTACTATGAGAGGCAACACAAATATAACCAGATAGTTCTGGTTTTGGTCAATTCTTGTTAATTGTGTTTTTTTGAATGAGCCAACAATTTTAGGAATAACAAATTTCAACTCGGTTTTAAAGATATTGCAATATTGGTAATTACTAGTTTTTAGTCACTATGAACATACTGGGATAAAGATGATTAATCAGGTAAGTTTGGTAACAAATTAAGTTCTCAAAGTTAAGAATCAATAGGCACAATCGCAGAGAAACAACGATATCAGAGGACGCAGATTCTGAGATAGAAGTTTCCTGTCATGTCACTATTCAGTACCCAGGAGTCAGAAGTCAGAATTTAGAGGTATCTAGTAAATTAGTCAGTTAATTCATCAAATATTTCTCCTATTCTTTAAACCTTCTGGCTCCTGGATTCTGACTCCTGAATTCTTACCCTGTCATTAACTCAGGGATGAGGAAATCAGCAAGGAGGAAGTAGATAATTTGATTGCCACCTTTCTGTTTCCTAGCCTCCAGTTACTCAGCTTTCATCTTGAATTAATTGTTCGGAGTCAGTTGCTACTTTTTGGGAATCGGGAAGTACGAAACTTAACACAGGCGGAGCTAAAAAAGTTGTGAGGATAACCATCATAATAATTGCCGCCCCCAATGATTTTGAGAGAACGCCACTAGCTGCGCCGACACCAGCAAATACTAATCCAACTTCTCCTCGTGGAATCATCCCTACACCGATCGCCAAACGATTGATTTGGGGTTGACCAAACACGCTCAAACCTGTAATCACTTTACCAATAATGGCTACTGTAATCAGGAAAATCGCCATAATTAAACCTTCGTGGTTACTGGGAATGACTAACTCGCCACGGGTTTTGAGTTGATCTGCGATCGCCACAAATATTTTATTGAACACATAATATAAGCGATCGCACCACCGACAAGTTCGCCGAACACAAGTGGTAAACCAAGGCGCTTGGATAACTCTCCACCAACTTTGCTGGCGACTTATTCAAAACCCTTACCCTGGATTTCTCTCTTATGAGAAATCCAGGGGTGTGGGAGGAGTGGGAGGATAGTTAAGAAATCTTTCTCCCCTCTCTCCCCACACTCCCCTCTCTCCCCACACTCCCCACACTCCCCACACTCCCCACCCATACGTGAGAAATTCGAGTTACACCCTTTTACCCCTACACCCAGTCTCCACAGTAAATCTTTGTGCGTGAGTTCTATTAAAGATGCGGATGGCGGGGTAGATTTTTGTAGAACCACAGTGTACTTGCTAAAGCTAGGAGTAAATTGTAAATCCACTGTATCCAAGATGGCAGTAATAAAATGAGAGGACGGCCAGCAAAAATAAAAAAGAAATTAAAGATGCTAAAGGTATAGATTGTCAAAATCCGATGGCGAATGATGTGGGGAGACAGATAAAGTTTGCGCCGACGACTATAGGCTTTGGCTTGTGTTTCTGCCCAGCGTCCTAAAATATAAGCGATCGCTGTACATCCACCCAAAATAATTGGCACAGTTATGAGTTTGGGTAGATAAATTGGCCGTTCAAATAAATAAAGTCCTGGACTCCATAGAGTTGCCAGTTGGTTAGTTTGTCGCGCCCAAGCCCCTGAAAAGTAATATTCCCAATTGCCTGCATACAGGTAGTAATAAATAAAGTAACCAAATACTAAGCCACTGTAACCATAGCGGACAAAAGATTCTGAGGGTTTTTTCAGGTCTTGCCAATAAGCCCGTTCCCCATCTATATCAATACAAGCATTTTGACAGCCAACACAGTCACTTTGTTCTTTACCTTCTGGCAAAACAATGCGGCACATTGATTGGCTGATTGGCTGATTCTTCTTATCAACCTTGCTGCTGAATAACCCACTGGGTTGACTGTAAATCTTTTCTACTGGTGCCATTGGACAAAAATAATTACACCATGTCTTGCCGCTATAAAAGTAGCCAACGGTAATCGCAAAGACAATTGTAAATAACAACCATGATGCCAAAATTAGGCGATCGGCATCAAAAAATAAAATCCGACCACATAACCCCAAAAACAACCAGCCAAACTGGAGGTAAGCATAGTTTTTACCCAACCAAGATTTAGGATTGACTTTGGCTAATCTGTAGCGTTCTTTTCCTAATTGAGATTGCTGGTGTTGAGAGTAACGCTGCCAACCCAAAGCGCGGGGAATTTGTGACAGAAACGAAAGCGGGCAAATGCGCCGCCACAGTTCATGGCCAAATACTAGCAAAATAAAAATGGATGCAGGTACAATTACTCCCCACATCACAGTTGTTCCCAAAGGATATGCTCTTTCTGGTAAGCATTTACCTTGCACATGAATACAGCTAACAGCAAATTCCTGTGGGGTAGAAGTATGATTTAAGTGAATCAGAGCCGGAGTCCAAGGGTCGTACAATAGGGAAGCAATAATTAGGAGCCATGCGAAAGTTAACAGACAGCGCACCCAGTGCATCTGACGTTCAGCTATGCTCAAGAGCATGGATCTATTCCACTCAATAATATTTTTTGAATGCCGAATGTAGAACCAGTTAAGTCGATGATTGGGTAAACAATCTAGTTAAAAATTTTGTATTTATCGTTGGGCTTATTATGCAGCTTGGCTAAATCAGACCAGAACAGTATATATACTTAAATCTTTATCTTTTCTTCGTAATTACTCAGCCTAAATACTCACAGTTCAAATTCTGCACGCTTGCTAATAAAGTCGCGGCTAAAGGAACCAAGCTTGCCTACACAGGCTGTAAAACTTTAGTTCTGTGGTGACAGTTTTATTGTGATTTTTAGTTTCCAAAAATGTAACCGTGCCTGTTTTTGACTAGAGCAGTGTCACAGTAGAAACATAGAAATGGTATCGAGCGCATTGACTGTTAACTATTAATGCTTGACAGTTAACGAATGATAGTTCGATGCAGTTTACTTATTAGCATCTGTATACATTGTTTAGAGGAGTGCAAGCTTATGTCTAGAACTGCTTTGTCTGGTTCTCAATTTTGTGCTGGGAAGTTTTGGAAATCTCTACCTTTAGCTTTGCTGTTATTTGTCACGGTGGCTTTACCTGCATCAGCCCAAGAAAAAGAAAAGTTATGGCGGACTTTGACTGTGAGTGGAAGAGGAACGGAATCAATTGCTACTACTTTGTCGCTGGTGAATTTAGGAGTGGAGATTCAAGGTAAAACGGCTGAAGAAGTCCAGCAAGAAGCTGCCAAGCGGTCATCAGCTGTGGTTGCTTTGCTCAAAAGTCGTAATGTCGAGAAATTAGAAACTACAGGTATCCGCCTCAATCCTGTTTACAGTTACACCAACAATGTGCAGCGCATTACTGGCTATGCTGCTGTGAATAATGTGAGTTTTCGCATTCCTACCGAGAAAGCCGGCACATTACTAGATGATGCGGTGAAAGCCGGGGCAACGCAAATTAACGGTGTTAGTTTTATTGCTAGTGATGATGCGATCGCTACCGCTCGCGAAGTCGCACTTAAAGAAGCTACTCAGGATGCCCAGAAACAAGCTAATGCTGTATTGAGCGCGTTAGGACTCAAATCGAAAGAAATCGTCAGCATTCAAGTTAATAATGCCAGCGCCCCGCCATCACCTGTATTTTTCCGCGCCCAGGCGGCAAAAGTCGCGGAAGATGTTTCTACACCTGTAGTTGGTGGTGAACAAGAAATAGAAGCATCGGTGACGTTGCAAATTAGTTATTAATTGTCATTGGTTATTGGTCATTGGTCATTTGTCCTTTGTACTGACAAATAACCAATGACCAACTAAAAATTATCTGGAGACATATCATTCATACTGCTGTCTCCCTCATTTTTAGAACCTAATAAATCCAACTGGTCTACGACAATCACAGGTTTAGAACGACTAACTCCGGTTTGGCGATCGTTCCAGGAGTCAAACTTTAAGGAACCTTTGACGGCAATTTGCTTACCTTTGCGGACATAATTACCAGCCACTTCAGCAGTTTTTCCCCACAATTCCAACTCGAACCAGTCAGGCTCGTCACTGTTGCGTGTTCTTCTGTTGACTGCCAGGGTTAATCTACATTTAGTTTTACCGGAATCAAAATATTTCATGTCTGGGTCGCCACCTACACGACCAATGAGGTGGACTATATTAATAGTCATGTGTCTTACCTTTTAGTACTGGCGTACTGATTTATCTTGTTTTCCATAATAGCCAATTATGAACTGAATAAGGCAGAATTCAGAATTGACCTTTGCTTTAATTGTGGAAGCAGAAGCAAAAATTCTTACCTAGCCAAAATTCCTGATTTCCAGCATAGGAAATTCTGAATTCTGTATTCTGGCTCCTGATGATTAAAAATGTGTTACAAACTTAACAACGTTGCAAGCGATATTAATTTGAGCTATCACTTAGGGAAAACTAATAAAACCGTACGGATATACTGAGTTGGGCAGGGAATATCGAAAACGTGGATGTCACAAATCTAGTCAGTATGGTCAAGAATAAATCAAAAAATGACCAACTTTACTAGACTGATGATCAAAAACGTAATAGAATCCAGCACGATTCCATCTAACATTTTTTTATAGTCAAAAAGTATTGCGAATAGGGGGCGTAGAGAAGCGTGGGGCTGTTTAGGAACTTTCGCTCATCATGGGATATGGGTATCGACCTCGGTACTGCTAATACCCTTGTTTATGTATCAGGTAAAGGCATTGTACTGCAAGAACCTTCTGTAGTGGCGATCGACCAAATCGAAAAGGTGGCGCTGGCAGTAGGAGAAGATGCCAAAAAAATGCTCGGTCGCACACCGGAAAACGTGATTGCCTTGCGTCCCTTGCGCGATGGTGTAATCGCTGATTTTGATACGGCAGAGTTAATGCTGAAAAGTTTTATTCAGCGAGTTAACGAAGGGCGATCGCTAATTTTACCGCGAATTGTGATTGGGATTCCCAGTGGTGTCACTGGGGTAGAAAGACGGGCTGTAATGGATGCCGCAGTTCAAGCTGGGGCAAGAGAAGTATATTTAATCGATGAGCCAGTTGCCGCCGCAATTGGAGCAGGTCTACCAGTTGCCGAACCCACTGGTAACATGATTATCGATATTGGTGGTGGCACAACAGAAGTTGCCGTCTTGAGTCTTCAAGGCACAGTGTTGAGTGAATCAGTACGCATTGCCGGTGATGAACTGACTGAATCCATCGTCCAATATATGAAGAAAGTGCATAACTTGGTAATTGGTGAACGGACTGCGGAAGAAATCAAAATTCGTCTGGGTTCAGCCTATCCCACCAATGAAGATAATGAAACCATGATGGAAGTCAGAGGTTTACATTTACTGTCTGGTTTACCCCGCACTGTGACCATCAAAAGTCCAGAAATCCGCGAAAGTATGTTGGAACCGTTATCCATCATTGTGGAAGCGGTAAAACGGACATTAGAAAGAACCCCGCCAGAACTAGCATCTGACATCATCGACCGTGGTATTATGCTGGCTGGTGGTGGGGCGCTACTCAAAGGCATTGATACCCTAATCAGTCATGAAACGGGGATTGTGACTCACATAGCAGCTGATCCACTCAGCTGTGTTGTACTGGGAACAGGCCGTGTCTTAGAAAACTTTAAACAGCTGGAAAGGGTATTCAGCGCCCGTTCTAAAAATATGTAGGAAAAAATATGAGATATTGGGTTCTATTTGGCTTGAATTTGGGTTTCATATAAATAGAATCCGATATCTATCAAAATATAGAAATAGGTATACATGGTTACTGTACGTCGTTGGTGGGGTCGCAAAGGGTTACAGGTTGCTTCGCTGGCCCTTGTACTAGGTGGTGCTTGGATATTACGACAGACTCAAGGGGCAATGCTACTGGAAGTTTATCAAGTAGTAACAAGTCCTCTACAGCTTTTACAATCTGGGCAAACTCCCGCAGAACGTTTGGAAGAACGCCTCAAAGATGCCCAGTTTATGGAGATGCAAACCCGCATTCAAGAACTGGAAAGCCAAAATCAACAGTTACAAAATTTATTGGGTTATGTCCAACCTGAGCCAGCCGCATCACGTCCAGTACCAGCGCGGGTAGTAGGGCGGAGTGCAGATCATTGGTGGCAACAAGTAACCCTGAATCGTGGCTCAAATTCTGGCATTCAAGAAGGGTATATTGTCAAGGCTGAGGGTGGATTAGTTGGTTTGGTAGATAGTGTCACCCCGAATACTAGCCGTGTGTTGTTGATTAGTGACCTCAAAAGTCAAGTGGGTGTGACTGTTAGCCGTACTTCTGCCAAGGGAGTGTTACGGGGCGATTCTTCCGCAGACGCGGTGCTGGAATTTTATGAAAAAGTGCCGAATGTCAAAGTCGGAGACTTAGTTTCGACTTCCACTTACAGTCAAAAATTTCCCTCTGGTTTGGCAGTAGGCAAAATCAAATCTTTGGATTTAAAGAAACTACCAGCATCGGTGGCGAAAGTTGAACTTTTCCCACCAATTAGGTCATTAGATTGGGTGGCTGTGTATCCTAAACCAACAAACCAACCACAGGAAACGCCACAGTCCAAGGAGCAAGAACAGGCAAATCAACAATGAAGATACCTTCATTCAATGGTCGTAAATCGAACAAGCCAAAAGCTGCGGAACGAAAATCGAAATCTAAAGCTTATCGCAAACCCATCGCCCGTTGGCATCCGCGTGTAGTGCAACTGTTAGATTTGTCTGTGACAGTTGGATCTGTGCTGTTATGCTTGCTGTTATTGCCGACGCGCTTTCCTGGCACAGAATTGTTGGGGTTGGGGCCGAATTGGCTGTTAATTTGGGTGGTGGCTTGGAGTATCAAACGCTCGGTTTGGGAAGGAGCGATCGCAGGTATAGTTTTAGGACTACTGCAAGATGCCCTAACTTCACCAGATCCAACTCACGCCGTCACCTTGGGTTTGGTGGGATTACTCACAGGATTAGTACAGAAGCAGCGATTTATCCAGGAAGACTTTATTTCCATCGCTTTAATTGTCTTTATCATGGCAATTTTGTCGGAGTCAATTTTTGGGTTGCAATTGAGTTTGACGGGCGATCGCAAAGTAGAATACATCTGGGCTTATTACCAAAGAGTTGCCCTAGCATCAGCTATTCTCAGCAGTCTTTGGGCTCCTGTGGTTTACTATCCCCTGAATTTGTGGTGGCAAAAGCGCAAAGCGATCGAACAATAGTTACAGAGGAAATATCTTGAGTGGACATTTGGGAGTGAGGAATCATAGGCTCAGAGCCTAAATCCTCACTCTTTTTGATTAAAAATCAATAGTCAATAGTTTATAGCAGTAGCCAAGTTGCTTAGGACATCGATAAATAATAAGACTTAGACACCACAAAGCTTTTACCCCTGTCATACCAATTCACGAAATTACTGATACAAATCACTTCCTCTGCAACTCTGATTCCGGTCGCCGAGCGAAGTCGAGGCGCTGCTTTCATGTCTGTATCATTTTTAAAGTGAAATGGTATCACCTATTACCTGTCCCTTGCTATAGATGTGAGGTGGTTTAATAACCTATTTTGGGTTATTGTATTGAATAATAAAGTGTTTTGCTCAAAAGGTAGGTGTAACGTTGAAGGATAAAAGACAGAAACTACCAATCAATCAAATTATTTTAGGAGATTGCATAACACTATTAAAAGAAATACCAGATGAATGTATTGATTTAGTTATATCTTCACCTCCATATAATTTAGGAAAGGAATACGAAGCAAGACAAGCTCTCGATATTTATCTAGAATCACAAAAAAATGTTCTACAAGAGTGCAGCCGGGTTTTAAAAAAAACAGGTTCTCTATTTTGGCAGGTAGGAGCTTTTGCGGATAAAGGTACGATTATTCCCCTAGATATTCGCTTATTTCCCATATTAGAATCGTGTGGTTTACTGCCAAGAAATAGAATTATCTGGGCTAGACAACATGGACTTCATGCTCAAAAGAAATTTTCTTGTAGACATGAAACAATTCTCTGGTTTACTAAAAGTAATGAATATATATTCAATTTAGATGCTATAAGAGTTCCGCAAAAATATCAAAATAAAAAGCATTATCGAGGAAATCGTAAGGGAGAATTATCCTGTAATCCAGATGGTAAAAATCCTGGTGACATTTGGTTATTCCGCAATGTGAAACATAATCATGAAGAACAAACGATACATCCTTGTCAGTTTCCAGAAGATTTAGTGTCCAGAATTGTATTAGCGACAACTAATGCAGGTGATTTAGTTTTTGACCCATATATGGGTGCAGGTACAGTCGCAGTTGTTTCCAAAAACCACAACCGTAACTTTATCGGTACGGAAATAGACCCCAAATATCATCAAGTAGGACTTCGCCGACTCAGTGGGGAACCTGATGAAAAAGGTTATTTTCCCAATCTCAAAACTTTACGAGATTATGTTGAGCGTACAGGTCAGCCCATCGAAAAATTTAGATTTGATGTGCAAATTGGCGAAAAAGCCTCAGATA
Coding sequences within:
- a CDS encoding N-acetylmuramoyl-L-alanine amidase, translated to MKLHWLLTGTIGTIFLLSSPALAAKLESWRFDARQNRLEFNTLGAVQPKAQLIFNPTRLVIDLPDTDFGRPQLTQPVGGAVRSIRVGQFDPQTARIVVELAPGYTIDPQAIKFIPTNGSRWLVQLPTPTTIPITSSADISLQPEPQPLETTPNSNFPSRNIYSVVKPDPVTSNTRPLGNTLAAVTQLESLRVTGDGFFVRTNGGNPQIQVNRSSDKRAVHIDIAGASLSSALSSQDLSVNRYGVSRIQFSQLQTRQPTARITLYVEPNSPDWRASNSSVGGFVIIPNRLGKLPGNSDSNVISQVNDSPAIIQAVELAENGTQLLIRSNRPVSARGGWDRSSGLFRIAIANSQLAPRVIGPALNANSPILRVRLQPQDDSVNILIQPATGVQIGEVNQVSNQLLAVQLQRTRPATPPIGFPPLPPIDNISVTPPNPVPKGKLIVVIDPGHGGKDSGAPGLGGLLEKDVILPIGKRVAAILERNGVQAVLTRDADFFVELQGRVDIAERANATLFVSIHANSVDNRPDVNGLEVYYYDSGYALAEVVRKTILEDIGTIKDRGTRKARFYVLRKSSMPSILVETGYMTGREDNPRLGSPEYQNRMAEAIARGILKYLRQR
- a CDS encoding N-acetylmuramoyl-L-alanine amidase, producing MKLHWLLPGTVGMICLLSSPVLAARLESWRFDAQQNRLEFNTSGGVQPKAQLIFNPTRLVIDLPDTTFGRPQLTQPVGGAVRAIRVGQFDPQTARIVVELAPGYTLDPQGIKFVGITPSRWRVQLPRPRLEPVNSSADNVYNVVTSLDSDTRPPLPRVSSTTQSSTQIDSLQVTGDGFFIRTSGGNPQIRVNRSRDRSTIFMDISSATLSTNLAQRDLSVNRHGVSRVEFTQLQTSPPAVRMTLRVDKNSPDWRAARSGATGLIVLPNRFASLPRNNSSDNQPEYSPPTRRIVSDQPATIEAIELSDDNKQLLIRADQTITARGGWDRTSGLYRITINDAKLAPRIKGPTFNANSPILRVRLQTPDSNTVVILVQPAAGIRFGQINQNNDEVALQLQGSRSVVTVPGTLPFPSDRGQLPDPNENSPSRPPVNTRPIPKGRVVVVIDPGHGGKDPGAIGIGGIREKDIILPISKRVAEILQQNGVQVIMTRNSDYFVTLPGRVQLAERANADVFVSIHANSAGAGRPDVSGLETYYYDSGLGLARVVHNSILQSLNVRDRGVRRARFFVLRKSSMPSILVETGYLTGREDIAKLRTSAYQNQMAEGIARGILQYLKRR
- a CDS encoding 4Fe-4S binding protein → MLLSIAERQMHWVRCLLTFAWLLIIASLLYDPWTPALIHLNHTSTPQEFAVSCIHVQGKCLPERAYPLGTTVMWGVIVPASIFILLVFGHELWRRICPLSFLSQIPRALGWQRYSQHQQSQLGKERYRLAKVNPKSWLGKNYAYLQFGWLFLGLCGRILFFDADRLILASWLLFTIVFAITVGYFYSGKTWCNYFCPMAPVEKIYSQPSGLFSSKVDKKNQPISQSMCRIVLPEGKEQSDCVGCQNACIDIDGERAYWQDLKKPSESFVRYGYSGLVFGYFIYYYLYAGNWEYYFSGAWARQTNQLATLWSPGLYLFERPIYLPKLITVPIILGGCTAIAYILGRWAETQAKAYSRRRKLYLSPHIIRHRILTIYTFSIFNFFFIFAGRPLILLLPSWIQWIYNLLLALASTLWFYKNLPRHPHL
- a CDS encoding SIMPL domain-containing protein, whose translation is MSRTALSGSQFCAGKFWKSLPLALLLFVTVALPASAQEKEKLWRTLTVSGRGTESIATTLSLVNLGVEIQGKTAEEVQQEAAKRSSAVVALLKSRNVEKLETTGIRLNPVYSYTNNVQRITGYAAVNNVSFRIPTEKAGTLLDDAVKAGATQINGVSFIASDDAIATAREVALKEATQDAQKQANAVLSALGLKSKEIVSIQVNNASAPPSPVFFRAQAAKVAEDVSTPVVGGEQEIEASVTLQISY
- a CDS encoding single-stranded DNA-binding protein, which codes for MTINIVHLIGRVGGDPDMKYFDSGKTKCRLTLAVNRRTRNSDEPDWFELELWGKTAEVAGNYVRKGKQIAVKGSLKFDSWNDRQTGVSRSKPVIVVDQLDLLGSKNEGDSSMNDMSPDNF
- a CDS encoding rod shape-determining protein, with the translated sequence MGIDLGTANTLVYVSGKGIVLQEPSVVAIDQIEKVALAVGEDAKKMLGRTPENVIALRPLRDGVIADFDTAELMLKSFIQRVNEGRSLILPRIVIGIPSGVTGVERRAVMDAAVQAGAREVYLIDEPVAAAIGAGLPVAEPTGNMIIDIGGGTTEVAVLSLQGTVLSESVRIAGDELTESIVQYMKKVHNLVIGERTAEEIKIRLGSAYPTNEDNETMMEVRGLHLLSGLPRTVTIKSPEIRESMLEPLSIIVEAVKRTLERTPPELASDIIDRGIMLAGGGALLKGIDTLISHETGIVTHIAADPLSCVVLGTGRVLENFKQLERVFSARSKNM
- the mreC gene encoding rod shape-determining protein MreC, whose translation is MVTVRRWWGRKGLQVASLALVLGGAWILRQTQGAMLLEVYQVVTSPLQLLQSGQTPAERLEERLKDAQFMEMQTRIQELESQNQQLQNLLGYVQPEPAASRPVPARVVGRSADHWWQQVTLNRGSNSGIQEGYIVKAEGGLVGLVDSVTPNTSRVLLISDLKSQVGVTVSRTSAKGVLRGDSSADAVLEFYEKVPNVKVGDLVSTSTYSQKFPSGLAVGKIKSLDLKKLPASVAKVELFPPIRSLDWVAVYPKPTNQPQETPQSKEQEQANQQ